The proteins below are encoded in one region of Apium graveolens cultivar Ventura chromosome 4, ASM990537v1, whole genome shotgun sequence:
- the LOC141721603 gene encoding UTP--glucose-1-phosphate uridylyltransferase-like isoform X7: MRYSEMLVPVHDFIPLSVEAEHVEWSKVQFQTKENLVPYDIMLPVPEDSVQVRDLLDKLAVLKLNEGLGTTMGCTGPRCVVIVRNGLTILDLIVNEIQTLNAKYKCDVPLLLMNSANTHEETQEILKGYKGVEILAHVLNQFPHSVVEVAMRLPCDGDSGKDGGCPSGHSDVFSVLMNSGILDELLSKVIPKTADVEGGALISHEGNDPVPDDPVNEFKLIEIFKNFCTSNLWINLNAIKRLVQEDAPINAIWSFVPRSRLLPVEASSDLLLVQSDLYTLSDGLLTRNSARENPANPAIELGPEFKKFADFSRRFDSIPSILELDSLKVDGDVWFGSGVTLKGNITINAKSGVKMEIPDGAVLQDKNINGPEDM, encoded by the exons ATGAGATACTCGGAGATGCTTGTTCCTGTCCATGATTTTATACCCCTAAG TGTTGAGGCGGAGCATGTGGAATGGAGTAAGGTTCAGTTTCAAACAAAGGAGAATTTAGTGCCTTACGACATCATGCTTCCCGTGCCTGAAG ATTCAGTCCAAGTCCGTGATCTTCTGGACAAACTTGCAGTCTTGAAGCTCAACGAAGGATTAGGAACAACAATGGGCTGTACGGGGCCGAG ATGTGTCGTGATAGTTCGGAATGGTTTGACAATTTTGGACTTGATTGTCAACGAGATTCAG ACACTTAATGCAAAGTATAAATGTGACGTTCCCCTTCTTCTAATGAACTCGGCCAACACACATGAGGAGACCCAAGAG ATTTTAAAAGGATACAAGGGTGTGGAGATTCTTGCCCATGTTCTG AACCAGTTTCCACACTCAGTTGTTGAAGTCGCCATGCGATTACCATGTGACGGAGATTCTGGCAAAGATGGAGG GTGCCCCTCTGGTCATAGTGATGTGTTTTCAGTCTTGATGAACAGCGGAATACTTGATGAATTACTCTCTAAG GTGATACCCAAGACGGCGGATGTTGAAGGCGGTGCTTTAATATCTCATGAAGGAAATGATCCG GTTCCTGATGATCCT GTCAATGAATTTAAGTTAATCGAGATATTCAAAAACTTCTGTACCAGTAACTT GTGGATAAACTTGAATGCAATTAAAAGACTTGTACAAGAAGATGCACCGATAAATGCTATATGGAGTTTTGTTCCGCGATCTCGTCTCCTTCCTGTTGAAGCGAGTTCTGATTTACTTCTTGTTCAG TCTGATCTTTATACGTTATCCGACGGTCTTTTGACCCGAAATTCAGCAAGAGAAAACCCTGCAAATCCTGCTATTGAATTAGGACCTGAATTTAAGA aGTTTGCGGACTTCTCAAGGCGTTTTGACTCGATCCCTAGTATTCTTGAGCTGGATAGCTTAAAGGTGGACGGAGATGTGTGGTTTGGATCTGGGGTCACTCTTAAG GGGAATATAACAATTAATGCTAAATCTGGAGTGAAGATGGAAATTCCTGATGGAGCTGTCCTTCAAGACAAG AATATCAATGGTCCGGAAGATATGTAA
- the LOC141721603 gene encoding UTP--glucose-1-phosphate uridylyltransferase-like isoform X2 has protein sequence MRYSEMLVPVHDFIPLSVEAEHVEWSKVQFQTKENLVPYDIMLPVPEDSVQVRDLLDKLAVLKLNEGLGTTMGCTGPRCVVIVRNGLTILDLIVNEIQTLNAKYKCDVPLLLMNSANTHEETQEILKGYKGVEILAHVLNQFPHSVVEVAMRLPCDGDSGKDGGCPSGHSDVFSVLMNSGILDELLSKGKEFVFVANIDNMGATVDLKILNHLVNNKIDYCMEVIPKTADVEGGALISHEGNDPVPDDPVNEFKLIEIFKNFCTSNLWINLNAIKRLVQEDAPINAIWSFVPRSRLLPVEASSDLLLVQSDLYTLSDGLLTRNSARENPANPAIELGPEFKKFADFSRRFDSIPSILELDSLKVDGDVWFGSGVTLKGNITINAKSGVKMEIPDGAVLQDKNINGPEDM, from the exons ATGAGATACTCGGAGATGCTTGTTCCTGTCCATGATTTTATACCCCTAAG TGTTGAGGCGGAGCATGTGGAATGGAGTAAGGTTCAGTTTCAAACAAAGGAGAATTTAGTGCCTTACGACATCATGCTTCCCGTGCCTGAAG ATTCAGTCCAAGTCCGTGATCTTCTGGACAAACTTGCAGTCTTGAAGCTCAACGAAGGATTAGGAACAACAATGGGCTGTACGGGGCCGAG ATGTGTCGTGATAGTTCGGAATGGTTTGACAATTTTGGACTTGATTGTCAACGAGATTCAG ACACTTAATGCAAAGTATAAATGTGACGTTCCCCTTCTTCTAATGAACTCGGCCAACACACATGAGGAGACCCAAGAG ATTTTAAAAGGATACAAGGGTGTGGAGATTCTTGCCCATGTTCTG AACCAGTTTCCACACTCAGTTGTTGAAGTCGCCATGCGATTACCATGTGACGGAGATTCTGGCAAAGATGGAGG GTGCCCCTCTGGTCATAGTGATGTGTTTTCAGTCTTGATGAACAGCGGAATACTTGATGAATTACTCTCTAAG GGCAAGGAATTCGTGTTTGTTGCTAACATAGATAATATGGGAGCTACTGTAGATTTAA AAATTTTAAATCACTTGGTGAATAACAAAATTGATTACTGCATGGAG GTGATACCCAAGACGGCGGATGTTGAAGGCGGTGCTTTAATATCTCATGAAGGAAATGATCCG GTTCCTGATGATCCT GTCAATGAATTTAAGTTAATCGAGATATTCAAAAACTTCTGTACCAGTAACTT GTGGATAAACTTGAATGCAATTAAAAGACTTGTACAAGAAGATGCACCGATAAATGCTATATGGAGTTTTGTTCCGCGATCTCGTCTCCTTCCTGTTGAAGCGAGTTCTGATTTACTTCTTGTTCAG TCTGATCTTTATACGTTATCCGACGGTCTTTTGACCCGAAATTCAGCAAGAGAAAACCCTGCAAATCCTGCTATTGAATTAGGACCTGAATTTAAGA aGTTTGCGGACTTCTCAAGGCGTTTTGACTCGATCCCTAGTATTCTTGAGCTGGATAGCTTAAAGGTGGACGGAGATGTGTGGTTTGGATCTGGGGTCACTCTTAAG GGGAATATAACAATTAATGCTAAATCTGGAGTGAAGATGGAAATTCCTGATGGAGCTGTCCTTCAAGACAAG AATATCAATGGTCCGGAAGATATGTAA
- the LOC141721603 gene encoding UTP--glucose-1-phosphate uridylyltransferase-like isoform X5: MRYSEMLVPVHDFIPLSVEAEHVEWSKVQFQTKENLVPYDIMLPVPEDSVQVRDLLDKLAVLKLNEGLGTTMGCTGPRCVVIVRNGLTILDLIVNEIQTLNAKYKCDVPLLLMNSANTHEETQEILKGYKGVEILAHVLNQFPHSVVEVAMRLPCDGDSGKDGGCPSGHSDVFSVLMNSGILDELLSKGKEFVFVANIDNMGATVDLKILNHLVNNKIDYCMEVIPKTADVEGGALISHEGNDPVPDDPVRFVPLHLISVNEFKLIEIFKNFCTSNLWINLNAIKRLVQEDAPINAIWSFVPRSRLLPVEASSDLLLVQFADFSRRFDSIPSILELDSLKVDGDVWFGSGVTLKGNITINAKSGVKMEIPDGAVLQDKNINGPEDM; this comes from the exons ATGAGATACTCGGAGATGCTTGTTCCTGTCCATGATTTTATACCCCTAAG TGTTGAGGCGGAGCATGTGGAATGGAGTAAGGTTCAGTTTCAAACAAAGGAGAATTTAGTGCCTTACGACATCATGCTTCCCGTGCCTGAAG ATTCAGTCCAAGTCCGTGATCTTCTGGACAAACTTGCAGTCTTGAAGCTCAACGAAGGATTAGGAACAACAATGGGCTGTACGGGGCCGAG ATGTGTCGTGATAGTTCGGAATGGTTTGACAATTTTGGACTTGATTGTCAACGAGATTCAG ACACTTAATGCAAAGTATAAATGTGACGTTCCCCTTCTTCTAATGAACTCGGCCAACACACATGAGGAGACCCAAGAG ATTTTAAAAGGATACAAGGGTGTGGAGATTCTTGCCCATGTTCTG AACCAGTTTCCACACTCAGTTGTTGAAGTCGCCATGCGATTACCATGTGACGGAGATTCTGGCAAAGATGGAGG GTGCCCCTCTGGTCATAGTGATGTGTTTTCAGTCTTGATGAACAGCGGAATACTTGATGAATTACTCTCTAAG GGCAAGGAATTCGTGTTTGTTGCTAACATAGATAATATGGGAGCTACTGTAGATTTAA AAATTTTAAATCACTTGGTGAATAACAAAATTGATTACTGCATGGAG GTGATACCCAAGACGGCGGATGTTGAAGGCGGTGCTTTAATATCTCATGAAGGAAATGATCCG GTTCCTGATGATCCTGTGAGATTCGTTCCTTTGCATCTTATTTCA GTCAATGAATTTAAGTTAATCGAGATATTCAAAAACTTCTGTACCAGTAACTT GTGGATAAACTTGAATGCAATTAAAAGACTTGTACAAGAAGATGCACCGATAAATGCTATATGGAGTTTTGTTCCGCGATCTCGTCTCCTTCCTGTTGAAGCGAGTTCTGATTTACTTCTTGTTCAG TTTGCGGACTTCTCAAGGCGTTTTGACTCGATCCCTAGTATTCTTGAGCTGGATAGCTTAAAGGTGGACGGAGATGTGTGGTTTGGATCTGGGGTCACTCTTAAG GGGAATATAACAATTAATGCTAAATCTGGAGTGAAGATGGAAATTCCTGATGGAGCTGTCCTTCAAGACAAG AATATCAATGGTCCGGAAGATATGTAA
- the LOC141721603 gene encoding UTP--glucose-1-phosphate uridylyltransferase-like isoform X8 gives MRYSEMLVPVHDFIPLSVEAEHVEWSKVQFQTKENLVPYDIMLPVPEDSVQVRDLLDKLAVLKLNEGLGTTMGCTGPRCVVIVRNGLTILDLIVNEIQTLNAKYKCDVPLLLMNSANTHEETQEILKGYKGVEILAHVLNQFPHSVVEVAMRLPCDGDSGKDGGCPSGHSDVFSVLMNSGILDELLSKVIPKTADVEGGALISHEGNDPVNEFKLIEIFKNFCTSNLWINLNAIKRLVQEDAPINAIWSFVPRSRLLPVEASSDLLLVQSDLYTLSDGLLTRNSARENPANPAIELGPEFKKFADFSRRFDSIPSILELDSLKVDGDVWFGSGVTLKGNITINAKSGVKMEIPDGAVLQDKNINGPEDM, from the exons ATGAGATACTCGGAGATGCTTGTTCCTGTCCATGATTTTATACCCCTAAG TGTTGAGGCGGAGCATGTGGAATGGAGTAAGGTTCAGTTTCAAACAAAGGAGAATTTAGTGCCTTACGACATCATGCTTCCCGTGCCTGAAG ATTCAGTCCAAGTCCGTGATCTTCTGGACAAACTTGCAGTCTTGAAGCTCAACGAAGGATTAGGAACAACAATGGGCTGTACGGGGCCGAG ATGTGTCGTGATAGTTCGGAATGGTTTGACAATTTTGGACTTGATTGTCAACGAGATTCAG ACACTTAATGCAAAGTATAAATGTGACGTTCCCCTTCTTCTAATGAACTCGGCCAACACACATGAGGAGACCCAAGAG ATTTTAAAAGGATACAAGGGTGTGGAGATTCTTGCCCATGTTCTG AACCAGTTTCCACACTCAGTTGTTGAAGTCGCCATGCGATTACCATGTGACGGAGATTCTGGCAAAGATGGAGG GTGCCCCTCTGGTCATAGTGATGTGTTTTCAGTCTTGATGAACAGCGGAATACTTGATGAATTACTCTCTAAG GTGATACCCAAGACGGCGGATGTTGAAGGCGGTGCTTTAATATCTCATGAAGGAAATGATCCG GTCAATGAATTTAAGTTAATCGAGATATTCAAAAACTTCTGTACCAGTAACTT GTGGATAAACTTGAATGCAATTAAAAGACTTGTACAAGAAGATGCACCGATAAATGCTATATGGAGTTTTGTTCCGCGATCTCGTCTCCTTCCTGTTGAAGCGAGTTCTGATTTACTTCTTGTTCAG TCTGATCTTTATACGTTATCCGACGGTCTTTTGACCCGAAATTCAGCAAGAGAAAACCCTGCAAATCCTGCTATTGAATTAGGACCTGAATTTAAGA aGTTTGCGGACTTCTCAAGGCGTTTTGACTCGATCCCTAGTATTCTTGAGCTGGATAGCTTAAAGGTGGACGGAGATGTGTGGTTTGGATCTGGGGTCACTCTTAAG GGGAATATAACAATTAATGCTAAATCTGGAGTGAAGATGGAAATTCCTGATGGAGCTGTCCTTCAAGACAAG AATATCAATGGTCCGGAAGATATGTAA
- the LOC141721603 gene encoding UTP--glucose-1-phosphate uridylyltransferase-like isoform X3, which translates to MRYSEMLVPVHDFIPLSVEAEHVEWSKVQFQTKENLVPYDIMLPVPEDSVQVRDLLDKLAVLKLNEGLGTTMGCTGPRCVVIVRNGLTILDLIVNEIQTLNAKYKCDVPLLLMNSANTHEETQEILKGYKGVEILAHVLNQFPHSVVEVAMRLPCDGDSGKDGGCPSGHSDVFSVLMNSGILDELLSKGKEFVFVANIDNMGATVDLKILNHLVNNKIDYCMEVIPKTADVEGGALISHEGNDPVNEFKLIEIFKNFCTSNLWINLNAIKRLVQEDAPINAIWSFVPRSRLLPVEASSDLLLVQSDLYTLSDGLLTRNSARENPANPAIELGPEFKKFADFSRRFDSIPSILELDSLKVDGDVWFGSGVTLKGNITINAKSGVKMEIPDGAVLQDKNINGPEDM; encoded by the exons ATGAGATACTCGGAGATGCTTGTTCCTGTCCATGATTTTATACCCCTAAG TGTTGAGGCGGAGCATGTGGAATGGAGTAAGGTTCAGTTTCAAACAAAGGAGAATTTAGTGCCTTACGACATCATGCTTCCCGTGCCTGAAG ATTCAGTCCAAGTCCGTGATCTTCTGGACAAACTTGCAGTCTTGAAGCTCAACGAAGGATTAGGAACAACAATGGGCTGTACGGGGCCGAG ATGTGTCGTGATAGTTCGGAATGGTTTGACAATTTTGGACTTGATTGTCAACGAGATTCAG ACACTTAATGCAAAGTATAAATGTGACGTTCCCCTTCTTCTAATGAACTCGGCCAACACACATGAGGAGACCCAAGAG ATTTTAAAAGGATACAAGGGTGTGGAGATTCTTGCCCATGTTCTG AACCAGTTTCCACACTCAGTTGTTGAAGTCGCCATGCGATTACCATGTGACGGAGATTCTGGCAAAGATGGAGG GTGCCCCTCTGGTCATAGTGATGTGTTTTCAGTCTTGATGAACAGCGGAATACTTGATGAATTACTCTCTAAG GGCAAGGAATTCGTGTTTGTTGCTAACATAGATAATATGGGAGCTACTGTAGATTTAA AAATTTTAAATCACTTGGTGAATAACAAAATTGATTACTGCATGGAG GTGATACCCAAGACGGCGGATGTTGAAGGCGGTGCTTTAATATCTCATGAAGGAAATGATCCG GTCAATGAATTTAAGTTAATCGAGATATTCAAAAACTTCTGTACCAGTAACTT GTGGATAAACTTGAATGCAATTAAAAGACTTGTACAAGAAGATGCACCGATAAATGCTATATGGAGTTTTGTTCCGCGATCTCGTCTCCTTCCTGTTGAAGCGAGTTCTGATTTACTTCTTGTTCAG TCTGATCTTTATACGTTATCCGACGGTCTTTTGACCCGAAATTCAGCAAGAGAAAACCCTGCAAATCCTGCTATTGAATTAGGACCTGAATTTAAGA aGTTTGCGGACTTCTCAAGGCGTTTTGACTCGATCCCTAGTATTCTTGAGCTGGATAGCTTAAAGGTGGACGGAGATGTGTGGTTTGGATCTGGGGTCACTCTTAAG GGGAATATAACAATTAATGCTAAATCTGGAGTGAAGATGGAAATTCCTGATGGAGCTGTCCTTCAAGACAAG AATATCAATGGTCCGGAAGATATGTAA
- the LOC141721603 gene encoding UTP--glucose-1-phosphate uridylyltransferase-like isoform X6: MRYSEMLVPVHDFIPLSVEAEHVEWSKVQFQTKENLVPYDIMLPVPEDSVQVRDLLDKLAVLKLNEGLGTTMGCTGPRCVVIVRNGLTILDLIVNEIQTLNAKYKCDVPLLLMNSANTHEETQEILKGYKGVEILAHVLNQFPHSVVEVAMRLPCDGDSGKDGGCPSGHSDVFSVLMNSGILDELLSKVIPKTADVEGGALISHEGNDPVPDDPVRFVPLHLISVNEFKLIEIFKNFCTSNLWINLNAIKRLVQEDAPINAIWSFVPRSRLLPVEASSDLLLVQSDLYTLSDGLLTRNSARENPANPAIELGPEFKKFADFSRRFDSIPSILELDSLKVDGDVWFGSGVTLKGNITINAKSGVKMEIPDGAVLQDKNINGPEDM; encoded by the exons ATGAGATACTCGGAGATGCTTGTTCCTGTCCATGATTTTATACCCCTAAG TGTTGAGGCGGAGCATGTGGAATGGAGTAAGGTTCAGTTTCAAACAAAGGAGAATTTAGTGCCTTACGACATCATGCTTCCCGTGCCTGAAG ATTCAGTCCAAGTCCGTGATCTTCTGGACAAACTTGCAGTCTTGAAGCTCAACGAAGGATTAGGAACAACAATGGGCTGTACGGGGCCGAG ATGTGTCGTGATAGTTCGGAATGGTTTGACAATTTTGGACTTGATTGTCAACGAGATTCAG ACACTTAATGCAAAGTATAAATGTGACGTTCCCCTTCTTCTAATGAACTCGGCCAACACACATGAGGAGACCCAAGAG ATTTTAAAAGGATACAAGGGTGTGGAGATTCTTGCCCATGTTCTG AACCAGTTTCCACACTCAGTTGTTGAAGTCGCCATGCGATTACCATGTGACGGAGATTCTGGCAAAGATGGAGG GTGCCCCTCTGGTCATAGTGATGTGTTTTCAGTCTTGATGAACAGCGGAATACTTGATGAATTACTCTCTAAG GTGATACCCAAGACGGCGGATGTTGAAGGCGGTGCTTTAATATCTCATGAAGGAAATGATCCG GTTCCTGATGATCCTGTGAGATTCGTTCCTTTGCATCTTATTTCA GTCAATGAATTTAAGTTAATCGAGATATTCAAAAACTTCTGTACCAGTAACTT GTGGATAAACTTGAATGCAATTAAAAGACTTGTACAAGAAGATGCACCGATAAATGCTATATGGAGTTTTGTTCCGCGATCTCGTCTCCTTCCTGTTGAAGCGAGTTCTGATTTACTTCTTGTTCAG TCTGATCTTTATACGTTATCCGACGGTCTTTTGACCCGAAATTCAGCAAGAGAAAACCCTGCAAATCCTGCTATTGAATTAGGACCTGAATTTAAGA aGTTTGCGGACTTCTCAAGGCGTTTTGACTCGATCCCTAGTATTCTTGAGCTGGATAGCTTAAAGGTGGACGGAGATGTGTGGTTTGGATCTGGGGTCACTCTTAAG GGGAATATAACAATTAATGCTAAATCTGGAGTGAAGATGGAAATTCCTGATGGAGCTGTCCTTCAAGACAAG AATATCAATGGTCCGGAAGATATGTAA
- the LOC141721603 gene encoding UTP--glucose-1-phosphate uridylyltransferase-like isoform X4, with protein MRYSEMLVPVHDFIPLSVEAEHVEWSKVQFQTKENLVPYDIMLPVPEDSVQVRDLLDKLAVLKLNEGLGTTMGCTGPRCVVIVRNGLTILDLIVNEIQTLNAKYKCDVPLLLMNSANTHEETQENQFPHSVVEVAMRLPCDGDSGKDGGCPSGHSDVFSVLMNSGILDELLSKGKEFVFVANIDNMGATVDLKILNHLVNNKIDYCMEVIPKTADVEGGALISHEGNDPVPDDPVRFVPLHLISVNEFKLIEIFKNFCTSNLWINLNAIKRLVQEDAPINAIWSFVPRSRLLPVEASSDLLLVQSDLYTLSDGLLTRNSARENPANPAIELGPEFKKFADFSRRFDSIPSILELDSLKVDGDVWFGSGVTLKGNITINAKSGVKMEIPDGAVLQDKNINGPEDM; from the exons ATGAGATACTCGGAGATGCTTGTTCCTGTCCATGATTTTATACCCCTAAG TGTTGAGGCGGAGCATGTGGAATGGAGTAAGGTTCAGTTTCAAACAAAGGAGAATTTAGTGCCTTACGACATCATGCTTCCCGTGCCTGAAG ATTCAGTCCAAGTCCGTGATCTTCTGGACAAACTTGCAGTCTTGAAGCTCAACGAAGGATTAGGAACAACAATGGGCTGTACGGGGCCGAG ATGTGTCGTGATAGTTCGGAATGGTTTGACAATTTTGGACTTGATTGTCAACGAGATTCAG ACACTTAATGCAAAGTATAAATGTGACGTTCCCCTTCTTCTAATGAACTCGGCCAACACACATGAGGAGACCCAAGAG AACCAGTTTCCACACTCAGTTGTTGAAGTCGCCATGCGATTACCATGTGACGGAGATTCTGGCAAAGATGGAGG GTGCCCCTCTGGTCATAGTGATGTGTTTTCAGTCTTGATGAACAGCGGAATACTTGATGAATTACTCTCTAAG GGCAAGGAATTCGTGTTTGTTGCTAACATAGATAATATGGGAGCTACTGTAGATTTAA AAATTTTAAATCACTTGGTGAATAACAAAATTGATTACTGCATGGAG GTGATACCCAAGACGGCGGATGTTGAAGGCGGTGCTTTAATATCTCATGAAGGAAATGATCCG GTTCCTGATGATCCTGTGAGATTCGTTCCTTTGCATCTTATTTCA GTCAATGAATTTAAGTTAATCGAGATATTCAAAAACTTCTGTACCAGTAACTT GTGGATAAACTTGAATGCAATTAAAAGACTTGTACAAGAAGATGCACCGATAAATGCTATATGGAGTTTTGTTCCGCGATCTCGTCTCCTTCCTGTTGAAGCGAGTTCTGATTTACTTCTTGTTCAG TCTGATCTTTATACGTTATCCGACGGTCTTTTGACCCGAAATTCAGCAAGAGAAAACCCTGCAAATCCTGCTATTGAATTAGGACCTGAATTTAAGA aGTTTGCGGACTTCTCAAGGCGTTTTGACTCGATCCCTAGTATTCTTGAGCTGGATAGCTTAAAGGTGGACGGAGATGTGTGGTTTGGATCTGGGGTCACTCTTAAG GGGAATATAACAATTAATGCTAAATCTGGAGTGAAGATGGAAATTCCTGATGGAGCTGTCCTTCAAGACAAG AATATCAATGGTCCGGAAGATATGTAA
- the LOC141721603 gene encoding UTP--glucose-1-phosphate uridylyltransferase-like isoform X1 has protein sequence MRYSEMLVPVHDFIPLSVEAEHVEWSKVQFQTKENLVPYDIMLPVPEDSVQVRDLLDKLAVLKLNEGLGTTMGCTGPRCVVIVRNGLTILDLIVNEIQTLNAKYKCDVPLLLMNSANTHEETQEILKGYKGVEILAHVLNQFPHSVVEVAMRLPCDGDSGKDGGCPSGHSDVFSVLMNSGILDELLSKGKEFVFVANIDNMGATVDLKILNHLVNNKIDYCMEVIPKTADVEGGALISHEGNDPVPDDPVRFVPLHLISVNEFKLIEIFKNFCTSNLWINLNAIKRLVQEDAPINAIWSFVPRSRLLPVEASSDLLLVQSDLYTLSDGLLTRNSARENPANPAIELGPEFKKFADFSRRFDSIPSILELDSLKVDGDVWFGSGVTLKGNITINAKSGVKMEIPDGAVLQDKNINGPEDM, from the exons ATGAGATACTCGGAGATGCTTGTTCCTGTCCATGATTTTATACCCCTAAG TGTTGAGGCGGAGCATGTGGAATGGAGTAAGGTTCAGTTTCAAACAAAGGAGAATTTAGTGCCTTACGACATCATGCTTCCCGTGCCTGAAG ATTCAGTCCAAGTCCGTGATCTTCTGGACAAACTTGCAGTCTTGAAGCTCAACGAAGGATTAGGAACAACAATGGGCTGTACGGGGCCGAG ATGTGTCGTGATAGTTCGGAATGGTTTGACAATTTTGGACTTGATTGTCAACGAGATTCAG ACACTTAATGCAAAGTATAAATGTGACGTTCCCCTTCTTCTAATGAACTCGGCCAACACACATGAGGAGACCCAAGAG ATTTTAAAAGGATACAAGGGTGTGGAGATTCTTGCCCATGTTCTG AACCAGTTTCCACACTCAGTTGTTGAAGTCGCCATGCGATTACCATGTGACGGAGATTCTGGCAAAGATGGAGG GTGCCCCTCTGGTCATAGTGATGTGTTTTCAGTCTTGATGAACAGCGGAATACTTGATGAATTACTCTCTAAG GGCAAGGAATTCGTGTTTGTTGCTAACATAGATAATATGGGAGCTACTGTAGATTTAA AAATTTTAAATCACTTGGTGAATAACAAAATTGATTACTGCATGGAG GTGATACCCAAGACGGCGGATGTTGAAGGCGGTGCTTTAATATCTCATGAAGGAAATGATCCG GTTCCTGATGATCCTGTGAGATTCGTTCCTTTGCATCTTATTTCA GTCAATGAATTTAAGTTAATCGAGATATTCAAAAACTTCTGTACCAGTAACTT GTGGATAAACTTGAATGCAATTAAAAGACTTGTACAAGAAGATGCACCGATAAATGCTATATGGAGTTTTGTTCCGCGATCTCGTCTCCTTCCTGTTGAAGCGAGTTCTGATTTACTTCTTGTTCAG TCTGATCTTTATACGTTATCCGACGGTCTTTTGACCCGAAATTCAGCAAGAGAAAACCCTGCAAATCCTGCTATTGAATTAGGACCTGAATTTAAGA aGTTTGCGGACTTCTCAAGGCGTTTTGACTCGATCCCTAGTATTCTTGAGCTGGATAGCTTAAAGGTGGACGGAGATGTGTGGTTTGGATCTGGGGTCACTCTTAAG GGGAATATAACAATTAATGCTAAATCTGGAGTGAAGATGGAAATTCCTGATGGAGCTGTCCTTCAAGACAAG AATATCAATGGTCCGGAAGATATGTAA
- the LOC141721605 gene encoding uncharacterized protein LOC141721605 — protein MDKAMMLLLQRAARKPVDAARAGPSGVPHSVSIELLDDQGNKVIEDNERVVSDLVRVEGNPRKRFRREDDEVAVGGRGFEGVNKDVATAGERVYGKTVDPRSKKEVVRVEIQPTERWTGGSTVPLRALNLFNLPQDLVAYDGRKREDLVDRCKSRAGRFLSDFMHILEDYKADVDGEACSKLEAEVAALKGEKKKIAVGFAELEHRVADLTKANSALSKKVAEMGATEQVSSGRIQELEGRLLEVERELEEEKGKRQGLLRQVEGMEVSYKLIVQENADLKTEVEKAVEDIAGALGDGYGRCLQRVEEAGFAIEGHAFDDYLRDLASKGGNA, from the exons ATGGACAAGGCAATGATGTTGTTATTGCAGCGTGCTGCGAGGAAGCCTGTTGATGCGGCCAGGGCTGGACCGTCGGGGGTTCCTCATTCAGTTTCAATTGAATTGCTTGATGACCAGGGAAACAAGGTAATTGAAGATAATGAGAGGGTTGTTTCAGATCTTGTCCGCGTGGAGGGCAACCCTCGAAAGCGGTTTCGGAGGGAGGACGATGAAGTGGCTGTTGGAGGCCGGGGGTTCGAGGGTGTGAACAAAGATGTGGCTACTGCCGGGGAAAGGGTTTATGGGAAGACCGTCGACCCTCGGTCGAAGAAAGAGGTGGTGAGGGTCGAGATCCAGCCCACGGAGCGATGGACGGGGGGGTCAACTGTGCCCTTGAGGGCACTTAACCTCTTTAACTTACCTCAGGACTTGGTTGCTTATGATGGGAGGAAGCGTGAGGACCTTGTTGATCGATGTAAGAGCCGGGCTGGGAGG TTTCTTTCCGATTTTATGCATATACTGGAGGATTACAAGGCTGATGTTGATGGTGAGGCTTGTTCCAAGCTCGAGGCTGAAGTTGCTGCCTTGAAGGGGGAAAAGAAGAAGATTGCGGTGGGTTTTGCGGAACTCGAGCACAGGGTGGCTGATTTGACTAAGGCGAATTCCGCACTGTCTAAAAAGGTTGCTGAGATGGGGGCTACGGAGCAGGTGTCGAGTGGGAGGATACAGGAGCTGGAGGGTCGACTGCTCGAGGTGGAAAGGGAGCTTGAAGAGGAAAAAGGGAAGCGCCAAGGCTTGCTTCGACAGGTCGAAGGAATGGAAGTTTCCTACAAGTTGATCGTGCAAGAAAATGCGGATCTGAAGACAGAGGTAGAGAAAGCCGTTGAAGATATCGCTGGCGCTCTGGGCGACGGTTATGGACGATGCCTTCAACGGGTGGAAGAGGCTGGTTTTGCCATCGAGGGTCATGCCTTTGATGATTATCTTCGTGACCTGGCATCGAAGGGTGGTAACGCGTGA